The sequence AGCAATTTGCAACAAAGCTTTGAAGTCGTTAAATAAAGATGTAGTGGAGCAATTTTTTATTGAAAAAAATGTTTTAAAAATGATGAGGCGTAAACTATTTTCATTGGAATCCGCTCTAAAGGACTTTTAAGACACAAACCACACTATGTGCTAAATACACAGTAAAAAGAATAATCTTCGCACCATAATAACCTACAACTCCATATATTATAATCCCGTTACACACAACTAAAAAAATAAAAATTGGAAAGGGTGCTACCCATGCTAACAAAGTAGTTAAACATACAAAAAGAACTAAACTTAATAATAATTGTTTATACATTTTAATCACTTATCTAAAAGAATGTATTTATATACGATACAACGTATAAAACTATCAAAATAATCGAGAGAACACTCTTAAGTATGCATAATTATTCAATAACTCTTCTGACATTCAGTAAAATTCAGTTACGGTCGATCTAATCCTACGGTTGATTGCCTAACATACACAATTTCATGAGTCTTACAGTGTTGTTAAAAAATAATAAAAAAAACGTCAATTTAACGAAATGTCCTTAGCCACTTAAAATAGTGGATAAACATTATTAAATCAACGTTTTTCTAATCACAAGATTTCTTCTACGTCCCAGAGAGGATTCGAACCTCCGACCTACAGCTTAGGAGGCTGTTGCTCTATCCTACTGAGCTACTGGGACCTATGACAACTATATATTATAAACTTCAGGTATTTATTCGTCAATGGATTTTGGAAAAGAGGGAGTGGGTCCCCGTGGCTCCGGGGTCCGCTCCTTATCGATTTACATAAATCAGCTTTTCTTGTTTTTCAATCACTTTTCCAATAATCCAGGCGTCTTGCCCAGCTTCTTTCATCGCATTTACATAGCTATCTGCTTCTATTGGATCAAGAGCAGCTAATAAACCACCAGATGTAATCGCATCACACAAAACTAGTTGTTCTTCAGGGGCGATATCCTCATAATGAACATCTTTTTCTAACCAATTATGGTTCGCTTTTGAGCCACCTGGCACGATGCCATCTCTTGCTAATGAAAGGGCTCCGTCCAAGATTGGAACTTTAAGGAAATCAAACACTAGACTTACTTGGCTTCCACTAGCCATTTCACTGCCATGGCCTAAAAGTCCGAATCCAGTTACGTCTGTTACAGCACCCGGAGAGTAATTACTCAATACTTCTGCAGCAATTTTATTTAACGAGGCCATTGTTTCCGTAACCACTTTCTCTTGTTCAGGTGATACAGCACCACGTTTGATACCTGTAGTAAGGATGCCAACTCCAATTGGTTTTGTTATAACAAGAACTTGTCCAGGTTTTGCCCCGACATTACGCCAGAATTTTTCCGGATGAACGATTCCCGTAACAGATAAACCGTATTTTGGTTCTTGATCGTCAATCGAGTGGCCACCAATTAGGATAGCACCGGCTTCTTTTACTTTATCAGAGCCGCCACGAAGGATTTCTGCCAGCATTTCTCCCCCTAGCTTTTTAATTGGATAACCGACCATATTTAAAGCTGTTTTTGGGGAGCCACCCATAGCATACACATCACTTAAAGCATTTGCCGCAGCAATTTGTCCAAACATATATGGATCATCTACGACTGGAGTAAAATAATCGATTGTTTGAATTAATGCAATTGTATCTGTAAGCTGATATACACCCGCATCATCTGAAGTTTCACGTCCAACGAGCAGTTCAGGTGCATCATCTTGTTCGGGTAGTAAACGCAAAACTTGCGCTAAGTCCTCAGGACCAATTTTACACCCTCAACCAGCTTTTGTTGAAAAAGAAGTAAGGCGAATTTTTTCATTTTCGCTCACTTTCATCACCTCCAAATTTCAGTATACCGCTTTTTAAAAGGGGATGCATTTAAATTTCGTGACAAACTTGGTAAATATAAAAGTGGGGTTTTTATGAAATGGGGACAAACCGACTTTTCCCAGTATAAATTTGGGATTTAGATATAAAAACTTCTAAGATTCCACTATTAAAAGAAGCTTTTACTTCATGATGAGTAACATTAAAG is a genomic window of Niallia sp. XMNu-256 containing:
- the selD gene encoding selenide, water dikinase SelD; the protein is MMKVSENEKIRLTSFSTKAGUGCKIGPEDLAQVLRLLPEQDDAPELLVGRETSDDAGVYQLTDTIALIQTIDYFTPVVDDPYMFGQIAAANALSDVYAMGGSPKTALNMVGYPIKKLGGEMLAEILRGGSDKVKEAGAILIGGHSIDDQEPKYGLSVTGIVHPEKFWRNVGAKPGQVLVITKPIGVGILTTGIKRGAVSPEQEKVVTETMASLNKIAAEVLSNYSPGAVTDVTGFGLLGHGSEMASGSQVSLVFDFLKVPILDGALSLARDGIVPGGSKANHNWLEKDVHYEDIAPEEQLVLCDAITSGGLLAALDPIEADSYVNAMKEAGQDAWIIGKVIEKQEKLIYVNR